From Candidatus Zixiibacteriota bacterium, a single genomic window includes:
- a CDS encoding TonB-dependent receptor, which translates to MFSFVVRSFLVVSFLLLYCSSSVLASQKPQTSLMAVGQHQSIAGTVFDENNNPLNGVSIILRSESKVIAGTFSNNQGGYILKFDDMNYKAITLTALMIGYEYKTINIDILEDNAMIDFRIKEKPVEMAGIVVKPEKDKLNITYDKKQIVNTSKQSLFATNPISVINQPQVVREGSIHSSKIRVNGTNPKYYLNGMDIGYDPCHYGMFSIIPSGVIDKVEFQAQGTPSMYGLPSVVAMNTLKHFSNHTDGAIDMSVIEATGFLSIGSDDYYVISSLRKSLLDKLVKQLDNESERNHLPPTNFQDIFISSGVKLSDSWRLMLDQYFVRDYLAYDIKPTINNPSGIKTNQDTKKTFTGLRFERICPTAFIKLTAAFKSGSEKYKVWPSDGKTTNGLFIDLAAKNQTLLTRFKAELFTDKLNVVVGNESDYTFNRKIDLTQNNWNFQPPDASSDIPYIYQPELNQLYGEYSSSDSELNTAGYFSLKHDFSPFEIEVGLRVEYFSNLMENTATLYRNRAVYKNKRWGDIEFFYGAFAENPIKNILEPYQVMVHAGISKLKPLKTRLAKISYIKGPFKFGLFKKRITNIPYPTPDFSHVNDDNSIGDGFIEMMPNEQLVIYGGDIDFHIKGFLLSKLDFTGYYGYSHAMKAIDANEVPYELNAPHRIFMQLNYKLLKSITIGSELSLRSGYPYTPTYPASTFEDNNRCTPEYYSEMVSLENSERFPQSAVLNLHADFNINRFNIFLSILNLTNHGNALINTNDGYVYDTGILPSLGIRYGF; encoded by the coding sequence ATGTTTAGTTTTGTAGTTAGAAGTTTTTTAGTAGTTAGTTTTTTATTGCTTTACTGCTCATCCAGCGTTTTAGCATCTCAGAAACCTCAGACGAGTCTTATGGCAGTCGGGCAACATCAAAGCATTGCCGGAACAGTTTTCGATGAAAACAACAATCCGCTAAACGGCGTTTCGATAATCCTGCGTTCGGAATCTAAGGTTATAGCCGGAACTTTTTCTAATAACCAGGGCGGATACATATTAAAATTTGATGATATGAATTATAAGGCTATTACGCTGACTGCCTTAATGATTGGCTATGAATATAAAACCATTAATATAGATATATTAGAAGATAACGCTATGATTGATTTCCGGATTAAAGAAAAACCTGTTGAGATGGCCGGAATCGTTGTTAAGCCGGAAAAAGATAAACTGAATATAACTTATGATAAAAAACAAATAGTGAATACATCCAAACAATCCCTTTTTGCGACAAATCCGATAAGCGTAATAAATCAGCCGCAAGTGGTTCGAGAGGGTTCCATTCATTCCTCGAAAATCAGGGTAAACGGCACTAACCCCAAGTATTATTTAAACGGTATGGATATCGGTTATGACCCGTGCCATTACGGCATGTTTTCGATAATCCCCAGCGGCGTTATTGATAAAGTTGAATTTCAGGCTCAGGGAACCCCTTCGATGTATGGTCTTCCATCGGTGGTTGCTATGAACACCTTAAAACATTTTAGCAATCATACAGATGGCGCTATCGATATGTCAGTAATCGAGGCAACCGGTTTTTTATCAATTGGCTCTGATGATTATTATGTAATATCATCCTTGCGTAAATCGCTTCTCGATAAGCTGGTCAAGCAGTTAGACAATGAATCGGAGCGCAATCATCTACCGCCGACTAATTTTCAAGATATATTTATTTCCTCCGGAGTAAAATTATCCGACAGCTGGCGATTGATGCTGGATCAATATTTTGTCAGAGATTATCTGGCTTATGATATTAAGCCGACAATAAATAATCCGAGCGGCATTAAAACAAATCAGGATACTAAGAAAACTTTCACCGGTTTGCGTTTTGAGAGAATTTGCCCGACTGCCTTTATTAAACTAACTGCCGCTTTCAAATCAGGTTCGGAGAAATATAAAGTTTGGCCATCCGATGGGAAAACAACAAACGGTTTATTTATTGACCTTGCGGCTAAGAATCAAACGCTTCTAACCAGGTTCAAGGCTGAATTATTTACTGATAAATTGAATGTAGTCGTGGGCAATGAATCAGACTATACTTTTAACCGCAAAATTGATCTCACTCAGAATAACTGGAATTTCCAACCTCCGGATGCCAGCAGTGATATTCCCTATATATATCAGCCTGAGTTAAATCAGCTTTATGGCGAATACTCATCAAGTGATAGTGAACTTAATACCGCTGGCTACTTTTCGTTAAAACATGATTTTAGCCCCTTTGAGATTGAGGTAGGGTTACGAGTGGAATATTTCAGCAATCTGATGGAGAATACGGCGACGCTTTATCGTAATAGGGCTGTATATAAAAACAAACGTTGGGGGGATATCGAGTTTTTCTATGGCGCTTTTGCCGAAAACCCGATTAAAAATATACTCGAACCATACCAGGTTATGGTACATGCTGGTATTAGTAAGCTGAAGCCGTTAAAAACAAGATTAGCAAAAATAAGTTATATTAAAGGACCTTTTAAATTTGGATTATTTAAAAAACGGATTACAAATATTCCTTATCCGACACCTGATTTTAGCCATGTAAATGATGACAACAGCATCGGTGATGGCTTCATTGAAATGATGCCGAATGAACAACTCGTTATTTATGGCGGCGATATAGATTTTCATATCAAAGGATTCTTACTGTCAAAATTAGATTTTACGGGATATTATGGCTATAGTCATGCAATGAAAGCAATTGATGCCAACGAAGTTCCTTATGAGTTAAATGCTCCTCACAGAATTTTCATGCAGTTGAACTACAAATTATTGAAGTCTATAACAATTGGCAGCGAATTAAGCTTGCGTTCCGGTTATCCTTATACGCCGACTTATCCGGCTTCTACTTTTGAGGATAACAATCGCTGCACCCCCGAATATTATTCGGAAATGGTCAGTTTGGAAAACTCAGAAAGGTTCCCTCAAAGCGCTGTTTTGAATCTTCATGCTGATTTCAATATTAACAGGTTTAATATCTTTCTGTCGATATTGAACCTAACTAATCACGGCAATGCTCTTATCAATACCAATGACGGCTATGTTTATGATACGGGGATTCTGCCCAGTTTGGGAATCAGATACGGGTTTTAA
- a CDS encoding carboxypeptidase regulatory-like domain-containing protein, with product MISSKSFSSILLFKIILLAVVIFNPVITKAQSVDDSVYVWYGNYNDLPISGRIDEIINVDVYVKTTADAYVANMCVPLGFNKTYIDTIFKDSCQIYWPLTEWDEAGFYTFNDEFQEGWNSLTFLGFADLGGELNPWLHTSGFLRILTFAAHSVSDSLLMGTTVEAFGPGLDRFQGPTNFGDTSGDAGYSYLEVFSELSFLDAVGAITGAVTDTSGAAVENVVVEILELQLTDTTNIQGVYFIDNIDEGTYDLSFSHTDYFDTIISNVAAAIDETTEVDVVLNSNAYGSITGIVADTNGLPIEGVLVEIENTSISDATDEQGVYLITDILTGKHVISFSHSGYLDTTISEVEIIQNDTIALNLIMSVDLPDEIILKQNYPNPFNGGTIIEFSLPKSAHVIIEIFDILGRKVETVGSFQGQAGTNFIKWNAGDISSGVYFYRVKSGSTAKSKSLLYIK from the coding sequence ATGATTAGCAGTAAGAGTTTTTCATCAATATTATTATTCAAGATTATTTTATTAGCGGTTGTTATTTTTAACCCGGTAATTACCAAAGCTCAGAGTGTTGATGATTCCGTTTATGTCTGGTATGGCAACTATAATGATTTGCCAATCTCAGGGAGAATTGACGAAATAATAAATGTAGATGTTTATGTGAAAACAACTGCAGACGCTTATGTAGCGAATATGTGTGTTCCATTAGGCTTTAATAAAACCTATATTGATACGATTTTTAAAGATTCATGCCAAATTTATTGGCCGTTAACTGAGTGGGATGAAGCAGGTTTTTATACGTTCAATGATGAGTTTCAAGAGGGGTGGAATAGCCTTACGTTTTTAGGGTTCGCAGACCTTGGCGGAGAACTGAATCCTTGGCTTCATACGTCTGGATTTTTAAGAATACTAACCTTTGCCGCTCATTCAGTCAGCGATTCATTACTGATGGGAACTACAGTCGAGGCTTTTGGTCCCGGACTCGACCGTTTTCAGGGTCCCACAAATTTTGGCGACACAAGCGGCGATGCTGGCTATTCATATTTAGAGGTATTCAGCGAGTTATCTTTCTTAGATGCTGTCGGCGCAATTACCGGCGCGGTTACCGATACCAGCGGCGCGGCAGTTGAGAATGTTGTTGTGGAAATATTAGAGCTTCAACTAACCGATACGACAAACATACAAGGCGTTTATTTTATTGACAATATCGACGAGGGGACATACGATCTATCTTTTTCGCATACCGACTATTTTGACACAATAATCAGCAATGTTGCTGCTGCTATTGATGAAACCACAGAGGTAGATGTTGTATTGAATTCTAACGCCTATGGCAGTATAACCGGCATTGTTGCCGACACCAACGGTTTGCCTATTGAGGGGGTTTTGGTTGAAATCGAAAACACATCGATAAGCGATGCAACAGATGAGCAGGGGGTTTATCTTATAACCGACATATTAACCGGAAAGCATGTTATTTCGTTTTCACATTCGGGCTATCTCGATACTACAATCAGCGAAGTGGAAATTATTCAGAATGATACTATAGCTCTCAACCTGATTATGTCTGTTGATCTCCCGGATGAAATAATATTGAAGCAAAACTATCCTAACCCATTCAATGGTGGGACGATTATCGAATTCAGTCTGCCGAAATCGGCTCATGTTATTATAGAAATATTCGATATTCTTGGACGTAAAGTTGAAACTGTCGGCTCGTTTCAAGGGCAGGCAGGCACAAACTTTATTAAATGGAATGCCGGCGATATCTCCTCCGGTGTATATTTCTACAGGGTAAAATCAGGCAGCACTGCTAAATCTAAATCTCTGCTATATATTAAATAG